The region TTCTCTACCTCAGAAGCGGCGATATTGATAAAGCCAACAACTATTTCGAAAAATCGCTTAAAACGATGGAAAATGCAGGCGACGATCAAATACTTTCAGACCTTTACATGAACATTGGGACTACGTTGTGCGAGACAAACGATTTCAAAGAATCATTGGAATATTTTGAAAAAAGCATAAAGATAAAACAAAAAATAAACGACACCAGAGGTCTGTCTTCGGTGATGCTAAATCTCGGGAAAGCTTATCAAGGCATCGGAAATTTTTCAGAATCCCTGAATTTGCTTAATAAATCTCTCGAAGAAAGAAAAAAAACGGGTGACAAAAAAGATCTTGCAACAATAAATCACGCAATAGGAGCTGTATACGTTGAAATCGGAGACAATCAGAAAGCCCGTGATTACTTTGAAAAGGCTTACGCTTATTCATCGGGAATAGACATGCCGTATCACAAAAACGAGATAGTTAAAGACCTTTCTGAAATATGCAAGAAACTCGGCGACTTCGACAAAGCGTACAAGCTTTTAATAGAATACTACAAAATTCAGGAAGTGATAAACGACAACGAAAAGAAAACAAAAATAATTGACATAGAACTGAACCACGAAATAGACAAGATAGAGAGAGAAAATAAAATCTTCAAAGAAAAAAACCTGGAGCTTGAAAAAGCGAAAAAGAAAATAGATCTTCATCAGGTGGAATTGAATAAAGTTTACGAAGAACTTGCAAAGGTGATTCAGGTCAAGGAAAATCTCTTCGGTTTTATTTCCAAAGACCTCAAGGAGAGCATGGATTCAATAAATTCAGCGATCGAACTGATGTCCGCGAAGAAGAACGAAGACTCCGGAGACAGCTGCAAATACATCAAATCCATAAGCGAAACGGTAAAAGATTCTCTCGGTTTGATTGAAAGGATAACCAGGCTGTCTCATCTTGAAGAGCCGTCTTTTTCTTTGAAACTCACAAAAAAAGACATCCCGGTCTGCCTCGAAAAGCATTTTCCGTTGTTTGAAAAGACCGCGCAGAAAAAAAACATTAGTTTAAAGCTTTCGGTAAAAACCGTCCGTGCAGAGGTTTTTATTGACGAGTCCGCGTTTATAGAGATAATTGAAAATGTTCTGGAGAACTCCATAAAATACACTGAACCTGGCGGAATTATTGAAATTGAGATCTCGCATAAATCCGGGAACGCAGTCCTGACGGTTAAAGATAACGGACTCGGGACTCTTTCTGAATACATTCCTTCTATCGGCGAAAAATTTCTTCCGTCTTCGAGAAACGGCACGAGGGGAGAAAAAAGCGCGTGGCTGGGTCTTGTCATAGCGAAAAAACTTGTGATCTTTCACAAAGGCAGTATTTCAGTCAGATCAGAAATCAATTCAGGCACAGAATTCAGAATACTTCTTCCTCTCGCTTGAGAAAAAACTTTCAGAAAAAATCTATAATATTTGATAAAAGAGGAAGCGTTCTGTCTTTTTCCGACATCACGTGAGGTCCGTTCGGCCATGGAATGCCGAGTTCGGGGTCGTCAAATGAGATCCCTCTTTCGCAAGACACGTTATAATTGCCGGAAACGCAGTAGACAACTTTTGCCGTTTCGCTCAAAACGCAGAATCCGTGGGCGAAACCTTTTGGTATGTAAAATATTTCGGGATTAGAAGAGTCGAGGACCGCGCTTGTCCAGTTTTTGAAAGTAGGAGATTTCAGTCTGATATCAACTGCGACGTCGAAAATCTTACCCTCGACGACGTGTATCAGTTTTGACTGACTGTGGGGTTCAATCTGGTAATGGAGTCCCCGCAAAGCGTTTTTAATCGAATAAGAATAATTGATCTGTTTGATTTCTTCGAAATCAGGAAATGGAGCTTTAGCCGAATTGAATATTTCGAAAAAACTCCCCCTCGCGTCCTCGAATTTGTCGAGTTCGGCGAGAATCAGCCCATTTATTGAAAGTTTTTTTAT is a window of candidate division WOR-3 bacterium DNA encoding:
- the rfbC gene encoding dTDP-4-dehydrorhamnose 3,5-epimerase; amino-acid sequence: MKIKKLSINGLILAELDKFEDARGSFFEIFNSAKAPFPDFEEIKQINYSYSIKNALRGLHYQIEPHSQSKLIHVVEGKIFDVAVDIRLKSPTFKNWTSAVLDSSNPEIFYIPKGFAHGFCVLSETAKVVYCVSGNYNVSCERGISFDDPELGIPWPNGPHVMSEKDRTLPLLSNIIDFF
- a CDS encoding tetratricopeptide repeat-containing sensor histidine kinase, with protein sequence MKEKNRSTSDISELNPKVLEQKISKSDDPKKKISMLIELVAYHEKNRNYHLSLQTLDRALTMAIEDRNDDALATVYHITGRIYYSIKNYEKSIENYLNALTLRESLDDPDKISATLNNLSIVYIEILRYDNALECLFKALNCSEYTGDYRSLSGICNNIGILYLRSGDIDKANNYFEKSLKTMENAGDDQILSDLYMNIGTTLCETNDFKESLEYFEKSIKIKQKINDTRGLSSVMLNLGKAYQGIGNFSESLNLLNKSLEERKKTGDKKDLATINHAIGAVYVEIGDNQKARDYFEKAYAYSSGIDMPYHKNEIVKDLSEICKKLGDFDKAYKLLIEYYKIQEVINDNEKKTKIIDIELNHEIDKIERENKIFKEKNLELEKAKKKIDLHQVELNKVYEELAKVIQVKENLFGFISKDLKESMDSINSAIELMSAKKNEDSGDSCKYIKSISETVKDSLGLIERITRLSHLEEPSFSLKLTKKDIPVCLEKHFPLFEKTAQKKNISLKLSVKTVRAEVFIDESAFIEIIENVLENSIKYTEPGGIIEIEISHKSGNAVLTVKDNGLGTLSEYIPSIGEKFLPSSRNGTRGEKSAWLGLVIAKKLVIFHKGSISVRSEINSGTEFRILLPLA